A genomic stretch from Halopiger aswanensis includes:
- the pepF gene encoding oligoendopeptidase F, producing the protein MSSVPERSEIDEEYTWDLESVYATDEDWEAAYEAVAERVEELQTYEGQVTDDAETLLSVLQLRDEIMREVSTVSAYARMRRDEDTTNQQYQALTARAQSLAADAQSAASFIDPEIQELTREEFDEMVEAEPDLETYDHYVDDVLRMKPHTRSAEVEEVLAELSEVTGATGEVYNMLSNADMEFPTVEDPEGEAVEITQSNFTNLLKRPDRDFRQRVYEGYFDEWESVRNTVASAYKNSVKADVKTARARNYDTAREAALDGPNVPVEVYDTLVDTVHDNLDKLHHHTELKREALGVEDLQMWDLYMPLTGDEGPDLEYDQATEYVVDALEPLGEEYQSRVAEGLDSRWVDVYENEGKQSGAYSGGTYDTQPFILMNYQDDISSMYTLAHELGHSMHSELTKEEQPFVYSGYEIFVAEVASTVNEALLTNHLLETVDDPEFKKHVLNEFLERVRSTLYRQTLFAEFEHEAHRLEEAGEALTADRLDELYRELKAQYYEPAAIDDRIAREWMRIPHFYRAFYVYQYATGISAALAITDRIFDQGAEAADDYLEFLRQGSREYPLELLRIAGVDMSSSEPIDRALETYGDRLDELDALLE; encoded by the coding sequence ATGAGTTCCGTACCCGAACGTTCCGAGATCGACGAGGAGTACACCTGGGATCTCGAGAGCGTCTACGCGACCGACGAGGACTGGGAGGCGGCGTACGAAGCGGTTGCCGAGCGCGTCGAGGAGCTACAGACCTACGAGGGACAGGTCACCGACGACGCCGAGACGCTGCTTTCGGTCCTCCAGTTGCGCGACGAGATCATGCGCGAGGTGTCGACCGTTTCGGCCTACGCCCGGATGCGCCGCGACGAGGACACGACGAACCAGCAGTACCAGGCGCTGACCGCCCGCGCCCAGTCGCTGGCGGCCGACGCCCAGTCGGCGGCGTCGTTCATCGACCCCGAGATTCAGGAACTCACCCGCGAGGAGTTCGACGAGATGGTCGAGGCGGAACCGGACCTCGAGACCTACGACCACTACGTCGACGACGTCCTCCGGATGAAACCCCACACCCGCTCGGCCGAGGTCGAGGAGGTGCTCGCGGAACTGAGCGAGGTCACCGGAGCGACCGGCGAGGTGTACAACATGCTCTCGAACGCGGACATGGAGTTCCCGACCGTCGAAGACCCTGAAGGTGAGGCGGTCGAGATCACCCAGAGCAACTTCACGAACCTGCTCAAACGGCCCGATCGGGATTTCCGTCAGCGCGTCTACGAGGGCTACTTCGACGAGTGGGAGTCCGTCCGGAACACGGTCGCCTCCGCCTACAAGAACAGCGTCAAGGCCGACGTCAAGACGGCGCGCGCTCGCAACTACGACACCGCCCGCGAGGCCGCGCTGGACGGCCCGAACGTCCCCGTCGAGGTCTACGACACGCTCGTCGATACCGTCCACGACAACCTCGACAAGCTCCACCACCACACCGAACTCAAGCGCGAGGCGCTGGGCGTCGAGGACCTCCAGATGTGGGACCTCTACATGCCACTGACCGGCGACGAAGGCCCCGACCTCGAGTACGATCAGGCCACGGAGTACGTCGTCGACGCCCTCGAGCCGCTGGGCGAGGAGTACCAGTCCCGCGTCGCCGAGGGGCTCGACTCGCGCTGGGTCGACGTCTACGAGAACGAGGGCAAGCAGTCCGGCGCCTACTCGGGCGGCACCTACGATACCCAGCCGTTCATCCTGATGAACTACCAGGACGACATCTCCTCGATGTACACGCTGGCCCACGAACTCGGCCACTCGATGCACTCCGAACTGACGAAGGAGGAACAGCCCTTCGTCTACTCGGGCTACGAAATCTTCGTCGCCGAGGTCGCCAGCACCGTCAACGAGGCGCTGCTGACCAACCACCTCCTCGAGACCGTCGACGATCCCGAGTTCAAGAAGCACGTCCTCAACGAATTCTTAGAGCGCGTTCGCTCGACGCTCTACCGGCAGACGCTGTTCGCGGAGTTCGAACACGAGGCCCACCGCCTCGAGGAGGCGGGCGAGGCGCTCACCGCCGACCGACTGGACGAACTCTACCGCGAGCTCAAGGCCCAGTACTACGAACCCGCCGCGATCGACGACCGGATCGCCCGCGAGTGGATGCGCATCCCGCACTTCTACCGGGCCTTCTACGTCTACCAGTACGCGACCGGCATCTCGGCCGCGCTCGCGATCACGGACCGAATCTTCGATCAGGGTGCCGAAGCCGCCGACGACTACCTCGAGTTCCTCCGGCAGGGCTCCCGCGAGTACCCGCTGGAGCTCCTGCGGATCGCCGGCGTCGACATGAGCAGTTCCGAACCGATCGACCGCGCGCTCGAGACCTACGGCGACCGACTGGACGAACTCGACGCGCTGCTCGAGTAA